In the genome of Myxococcus stipitatus, one region contains:
- a CDS encoding GlsB/YeaQ/YmgE family stress response membrane protein, which yields MGICAWLVLGGIAGWLASIIKGTNAKMGLFANVATGVVGSMIGGWLFSILGGRGVTGLNLYSLAVATVGAVILISIVQAIRK from the coding sequence ATGGGAATTTGCGCGTGGCTGGTGCTGGGAGGGATTGCGGGCTGGTTGGCGAGCATCATCAAGGGAACGAACGCGAAGATGGGCCTGTTCGCCAACGTCGCGACCGGCGTCGTCGGCTCGATGATTGGCGGCTGGCTGTTCAGCATCCTGGGCGGCCGGGGCGTGACGGGGCTCAACCTCTACTCGCTGGCCGTGGCCACGGTGGGCGCCGTCATCCTCATCAGCATCGTGCAGGCGATACGCAAGTAG
- a CDS encoding patatin-like phospholipase family protein, which translates to MPLLPLSLLLSSLTLSTPTDDASPATPRWRESEPFALTISGGVSLGAYEAGLSWALVRYLREIEKDAQANLSERHPRLVTVTGASAGSINALLVALAWCAKDDQGRINTVDNNDFRDTWAPVGFDTLLPSSQENPFSFAEPRYSATDGLLTRQAFESVIQSFHRRLDWRNKNELRQQYRYPCEVPLGITVTRAVPETVEEAGLRIPRQRFSILWKLETDAGGSAHIRNQFLTEEGTNDALVYLTETPRSPTSEPALRSPSSVDADAVVKAIEASSAFPFAFGPVRLSYCAPSCSTSAPQASSTVSAPACEQIAQGLRKAAPPGTRVPPLQVCSQDFFDGGVFDNAPVGVALQQAEQFLTQQQVNGSNPLRPLTYLFVDPDFRRLPASPSGVKTQEVPDLSKQVDFILSAIGTARSFQLHTAIQNKGWNQTLRSHVRGTAAWLSELAQLAGSPPIQTAPTGEQRHAFGWRLIRCLEKSSPGTSTQACLSAVDATQVDSEKPVPFSSLVTTSLRLKELLTQRGALCGRAAPPSGMEAQEVSQGLGLAALGLGFLSEELNRSDYGRATPEELKELRQALLGVTATLGQVLPCAGSRDTRRLSSLKESLATREKEAGTLANLKQDRSMVVSSRFSPLASAQLLNFGAFLDEPLRMTDYYIGVYEAAHQLAENFCTEQDPYNPEVWNDKPESRQRCIGEKLRFITGKLDVARSGPASHVIETLAKRELAATLGKDGQERVLASPEWAWLATLPPFPQHRNLLDDTITVSQVLRVLMSKEVFCQDPFARGKCLADLDLDELSQGLVKEGYLPRSESMRLFLADPTRWTLELATRGTSRVSTLQGKAGPAWELGPALNAVRLLTTRGAGLRESLRINASSVPLGQTPSGTSAATPWLFTLLPYRASIDVAHRGLMLSWFEPTLRPNEQLTVRLGLNPLELRWKDSAVPQVSSSFTPSLAATVSTFASVGAGPTVEARWREQGREQWALGAEVYADFAQERIRLGLGFRDTPGTPWAGLVYLSFADVNGMLFWMTR; encoded by the coding sequence ATGCCGCTTCTCCCGCTGTCGCTGCTGCTGAGCTCGCTGACCCTGTCCACCCCCACTGACGACGCCTCCCCGGCCACTCCACGCTGGCGGGAATCGGAGCCCTTCGCCCTGACCATCAGCGGCGGCGTCAGCCTGGGCGCCTACGAGGCCGGGCTCTCGTGGGCGCTGGTCCGCTACCTCCGGGAGATTGAAAAGGACGCCCAGGCCAACCTCTCCGAGCGCCATCCTCGGCTCGTGACGGTGACAGGGGCCTCGGCCGGCAGCATCAATGCCCTGCTGGTCGCGCTCGCCTGGTGCGCGAAGGATGACCAGGGCCGCATCAACACCGTCGATAACAATGACTTCCGGGACACCTGGGCTCCCGTGGGCTTCGATACCCTCCTGCCCTCGTCCCAGGAGAACCCCTTCTCCTTCGCCGAGCCGCGCTACTCGGCCACGGACGGCCTGCTCACCCGCCAGGCCTTCGAGTCCGTCATTCAGTCCTTCCACCGCAGGCTCGACTGGCGAAACAAGAACGAGTTGCGACAGCAATACCGATACCCCTGCGAGGTTCCCCTCGGCATCACCGTCACGCGAGCCGTGCCCGAGACCGTCGAGGAGGCGGGGCTGCGAATCCCTCGCCAGCGCTTCAGCATCCTGTGGAAGCTGGAGACAGACGCCGGAGGGTCCGCGCATATCCGCAATCAATTCCTGACAGAGGAAGGCACGAACGACGCCCTCGTGTACCTCACCGAGACACCGAGGTCGCCCACCTCGGAGCCGGCGCTGAGAAGTCCCTCCTCCGTGGATGCCGACGCCGTCGTCAAGGCCATCGAAGCCTCCAGCGCGTTTCCGTTTGCCTTTGGCCCGGTGCGCCTCTCGTATTGCGCACCGAGCTGCTCGACCAGCGCGCCGCAAGCCTCGTCCACCGTCTCGGCCCCGGCCTGTGAGCAGATCGCCCAGGGACTCCGGAAGGCCGCACCTCCGGGAACGCGCGTCCCGCCGCTCCAGGTGTGCAGCCAGGACTTCTTCGACGGGGGCGTCTTCGACAATGCCCCGGTGGGCGTGGCGCTGCAGCAGGCGGAGCAATTCCTCACACAGCAGCAGGTCAACGGTTCCAATCCGTTGCGTCCGCTCACCTACCTCTTCGTGGACCCGGACTTCCGGCGGCTCCCCGCCTCGCCCTCCGGGGTCAAGACCCAGGAGGTTCCGGACCTCAGCAAGCAGGTCGACTTCATCCTCAGCGCCATCGGCACCGCGAGGAGCTTCCAGCTGCACACCGCCATCCAGAACAAGGGCTGGAACCAGACGCTGCGCAGCCACGTCCGAGGCACCGCGGCCTGGCTGTCGGAGCTCGCCCAGCTCGCGGGAAGTCCTCCCATCCAGACCGCGCCCACGGGCGAGCAGCGTCATGCGTTCGGCTGGCGACTCATCCGCTGTCTGGAGAAGTCGTCACCGGGAACTTCGACGCAGGCCTGCCTGTCGGCGGTCGACGCCACCCAGGTCGACAGCGAGAAGCCCGTGCCCTTCTCCTCGCTGGTCACCACGTCGCTGCGATTGAAGGAGCTGCTCACCCAGCGCGGCGCCCTGTGCGGGAGGGCCGCCCCGCCCTCTGGAATGGAGGCACAGGAGGTCTCCCAGGGACTCGGACTCGCGGCGCTCGGCCTGGGCTTCCTGTCCGAGGAGCTCAACCGCTCCGACTACGGCCGCGCCACTCCCGAAGAGCTGAAGGAGCTGCGGCAAGCCCTGCTCGGCGTCACCGCGACGCTGGGCCAGGTCCTCCCCTGCGCGGGCTCGCGCGACACGCGACGGCTCTCGTCGCTGAAGGAATCACTGGCCACGCGGGAGAAGGAGGCGGGGACCCTCGCGAACCTGAAGCAGGACCGCTCGATGGTGGTCTCCAGCCGCTTCTCGCCGCTCGCCTCCGCCCAGCTCCTCAACTTCGGGGCGTTCCTCGACGAGCCGCTGCGGATGACGGACTACTACATCGGCGTCTACGAGGCGGCGCACCAGCTCGCGGAGAACTTCTGCACCGAGCAGGACCCGTACAACCCCGAGGTCTGGAACGACAAGCCAGAGTCCCGGCAGCGCTGCATCGGCGAGAAGCTGAGGTTCATCACGGGCAAGCTGGACGTGGCGCGCTCCGGCCCCGCGTCACACGTCATCGAAACCCTGGCGAAGCGGGAGCTGGCGGCCACGCTCGGAAAGGACGGCCAGGAACGCGTCCTCGCCAGCCCCGAGTGGGCGTGGCTGGCGACCCTTCCGCCCTTCCCCCAGCATCGAAACCTGCTGGACGACACCATCACCGTCTCGCAGGTCCTCAGGGTGCTGATGTCGAAGGAGGTGTTCTGTCAGGACCCCTTCGCGCGCGGCAAGTGCCTGGCGGACCTGGACCTGGACGAGCTCAGCCAGGGGCTGGTGAAAGAAGGCTATCTGCCGCGAAGTGAGTCGATGCGACTCTTCCTGGCCGACCCTACGCGCTGGACGTTGGAGCTCGCGACGCGCGGCACGAGCCGCGTCTCCACCCTCCAGGGCAAAGCCGGGCCGGCCTGGGAGCTCGGCCCGGCCCTGAACGCGGTCCGCTTGTTGACGACACGCGGGGCCGGCCTGCGCGAGTCGCTGCGCATCAATGCCTCCTCCGTCCCGCTGGGCCAGACACCCTCGGGAACGTCCGCCGCGACGCCGTGGCTCTTCACCCTGCTGCCCTACCGCGCCTCCATCGACGTGGCGCACCGGGGACTGATGCTGAGCTGGTTCGAGCCCACCCTCCGCCCCAACGAGCAGCTCACCGTGCGGCTGGGCCTCAATCCCCTCGAGCTTCGCTGGAAGGACTCCGCGGTCCCCCAGGTCTCGAGCAGCTTCACCCCGAGCCTGGCCGCAACCGTGTCCACGTTCGCCTCGGTGGGCGCGGGCCCCACGGTGGAGGCGCGGTGGCGCGAGCAGGGGCGTGAGCAGTGGGCGCTCGGCGCGGAGGTGTACGCGGACTTCGCCCAGGAGCGCATCCGGCTGGGCCTCGGCTTCCGCGACACACCCGGCACCCCGTGGGCGGGGCTCGTCTACCTGAGCTTCGCGGACGTCAACGGGATGCTCTTCTGGATGACCCGGTGA
- a CDS encoding PA0069 family radical SAM protein, producing the protein MKARPIDNPPNPWASTEVEYLDEIPPSKLEVWEDHSRQVVSHNDSPDVGFSWSVNPYRGCLHACAYCYARPTHQYLDFGAGTDFETKLVVKPQAAELLRAHFERPSWKGETVVFSGVTDCYQPLEASLRLTRACLEVCAEYRNPVGIITKGVLVERDLDVLQRLSSEARLWVSISLPFHNAELARAMEPYAASPQRRLLAIRRLSEAGIDVAVSVAPIIPGLNDEDIHRVLTAAREAGATRAHYSMVRLPGPVKDVFEERLRAKLPLRADRVLHRIRETRGGELNDSRFKHRMRGEGLYAETIHRLFATTARRVGMRASYITEEAPETFRRPPRKPPESPQLSLF; encoded by the coding sequence GTGAAAGCCCGTCCCATCGACAATCCGCCCAACCCCTGGGCGAGCACCGAAGTCGAATACCTGGACGAAATCCCTCCCTCGAAGCTGGAGGTCTGGGAGGACCACAGCCGACAGGTCGTCTCCCACAACGACAGCCCGGACGTGGGCTTCAGCTGGAGCGTCAATCCCTATCGCGGCTGTCTGCACGCCTGCGCGTACTGCTATGCGCGGCCCACGCACCAGTACCTGGACTTCGGCGCGGGCACCGACTTCGAGACGAAGCTCGTGGTGAAGCCCCAGGCCGCGGAGCTCCTGCGAGCCCACTTCGAGCGCCCCTCGTGGAAAGGGGAGACCGTGGTCTTCAGCGGCGTCACCGACTGCTATCAGCCGCTGGAGGCCTCGCTGCGACTCACCCGCGCCTGCCTGGAGGTCTGCGCCGAGTACCGCAACCCCGTGGGCATCATCACCAAGGGCGTCCTCGTCGAGCGAGACCTCGACGTGCTCCAGCGCCTGTCGAGCGAGGCCCGGCTCTGGGTCAGCATCAGCCTCCCCTTCCACAACGCGGAGCTGGCACGTGCGATGGAGCCCTACGCGGCCTCACCCCAGCGGAGGCTGCTCGCGATTCGCCGCCTCTCGGAGGCCGGAATCGACGTGGCCGTCTCCGTGGCGCCCATCATCCCCGGGCTCAACGACGAGGACATCCACCGGGTGCTCACCGCCGCGCGCGAGGCCGGCGCCACCCGCGCGCACTACAGCATGGTCCGGCTTCCCGGCCCGGTGAAGGACGTCTTCGAGGAGCGGCTGCGCGCGAAGCTCCCGCTGCGCGCCGACCGGGTCCTGCATCGCATCCGGGAGACGCGGGGCGGAGAGCTCAACGACTCGCGCTTCAAGCACCGCATGCGCGGCGAGGGGCTCTACGCGGAGACCATCCATCGCCTGTTCGCGACGACGGCGCGCAGGGTGGGCATGCGCGCCTCGTACATCACCGAGGAGGCGCCGGAGACCTTCCGGCGCCCGCCTCGCAAGCCCCCGGAGTCACCTCAGCTCAGCCTCTTCTGA
- the serC gene encoding 3-phosphoserine/phosphohydroxythreonine transaminase yields MRVINFNPGPAGLPLPALERAREELLDFQATGMSVMEHSHRGKDYEAVHDEAISLLTQLVDLPSSHQVLFLTGGASQQFAQVPMNFLTPGASADYLMTGVWSEKALDEAKYYGAPRVAATTVQPDKHYTRVPRQDELNLDPKAAYVHITTNNTIYGTQWHTFPDVGSVPLVADMSSDFLWKKMDLSRFALTYAGAQKNLGPSGVTLVVAAKDFIARGRKDIPKIFRYSIHAENNSLYNTPPTLAIYLVRNVLAWMKDVGGLAQVEAWNRQKADLLYGALDKFSGFYRAPVERESRSVMNVVFHLPTPELDAAFVADAKQQGMVGLKGHRTAGGIRVSTYNAVTVENVRTLVTFMEHFMKTRG; encoded by the coding sequence ATGCGCGTCATCAACTTCAACCCCGGCCCCGCCGGCCTGCCCCTTCCCGCGCTCGAGCGCGCCCGCGAGGAGCTCCTGGACTTCCAGGCCACGGGCATGTCCGTGATGGAGCACAGCCACCGGGGCAAGGACTACGAGGCCGTCCACGACGAGGCCATCTCCCTGCTGACACAGCTGGTGGACCTGCCGTCCAGCCACCAAGTGCTGTTCCTCACGGGAGGCGCGTCGCAGCAGTTCGCGCAGGTGCCCATGAACTTCCTCACCCCCGGCGCGAGCGCGGACTACCTCATGACGGGCGTGTGGAGCGAGAAGGCCCTGGACGAGGCGAAGTACTACGGCGCGCCCCGCGTCGCGGCGACGACGGTGCAGCCGGACAAGCACTACACCCGCGTGCCCCGACAGGACGAGCTGAACCTGGACCCGAAGGCGGCCTACGTCCACATCACCACGAACAACACCATCTACGGCACGCAGTGGCACACGTTCCCGGACGTGGGCTCCGTGCCGCTGGTGGCGGACATGAGCTCCGACTTCCTGTGGAAGAAGATGGACCTGTCGCGCTTCGCCCTCACGTACGCGGGCGCGCAGAAGAACCTGGGGCCTTCCGGTGTGACGCTGGTGGTGGCGGCCAAGGACTTCATCGCGCGCGGGCGCAAGGACATCCCGAAGATCTTCCGCTACTCCATCCACGCGGAGAACAACTCGCTCTACAACACGCCCCCCACGCTGGCCATCTACCTGGTGCGCAACGTGCTCGCGTGGATGAAGGACGTGGGCGGCCTGGCGCAAGTCGAGGCATGGAACCGCCAGAAGGCGGACCTGCTGTACGGCGCGCTCGACAAGTTCTCGGGCTTCTACCGGGCGCCGGTGGAGCGCGAGTCCCGCTCCGTGATGAACGTCGTGTTCCACCTGCCCACGCCGGAGCTCGACGCGGCCTTCGTCGCTGACGCAAAGCAGCAAGGAATGGTGGGGCTGAAGGGGCACCGCACGGCGGGGGGAATCCGGGTTTCCACGTACAACGCCGTGACGGTGGAGAATGTGCGCACGCTCGTCACCTTCATGGAACATTTCATGAAGACGCGCGGGTAG
- a CDS encoding RNA polymerase sigma factor — protein sequence MGSTEGLAEWVRRAASGETSAFSELYRRTRPQVARLMAGFAPLDSDEVEDVIQETFVRAFRALPRLKEAAAFEAWLLSIARNRARTRLERKANLRRLEDDIADPEPESVPAIPEALQLERDIDAVRQLIDELPEGEEKRTVQLFYIEGELSAREIAEQLGVGKSAVTMRLERFRGRIKRELLRRVLAGRWE from the coding sequence GTGGGTTCCACGGAGGGACTGGCGGAGTGGGTGCGGCGCGCGGCGAGTGGGGAGACCTCTGCCTTCAGTGAGCTGTACCGGCGCACTCGCCCTCAGGTGGCGAGGTTGATGGCGGGGTTCGCGCCCCTGGACTCCGACGAGGTGGAGGACGTCATCCAGGAGACCTTCGTCCGGGCGTTCCGCGCCCTGCCGCGCTTGAAGGAAGCAGCGGCCTTCGAGGCATGGTTGTTATCCATTGCCCGGAACCGGGCGAGGACCCGGTTGGAGCGCAAAGCGAACCTGCGGCGCCTGGAGGACGACATCGCGGACCCCGAGCCGGAGAGCGTCCCCGCCATCCCAGAGGCGCTTCAGCTCGAGCGCGACATCGACGCCGTCCGCCAGCTCATCGATGAGCTTCCGGAGGGCGAGGAGAAGAGAACAGTCCAGCTCTTCTATATCGAAGGAGAGCTGTCGGCCCGTGAGATTGCCGAGCAGTTGGGCGTTGGGAAAAGCGCCGTCACGATGAGACTCGAGCGCTTCCGGGGTCGTATCAAGAGAGAGTTGCTGCGGCGAGTGCTCGCAGGTCGGTGGGAGTGA
- a CDS encoding M36 family metallopeptidase translates to MTVGAYRRRLFQAVVFTATLTSSAAMAVAPESSGERHFDARVSYNAQARFGFSAAQKARVEQLRQSIPELRVELDEHSGTVRSLSNPVGALSGPSSGDPMAIGLDFVQKHHAALGLELSDLASLEVTDRVYSDVSGATHLYLRQTYKGLPVYNAQLQINVGKDGSVLGVHSDFLPSLDTSIAGVQPRLSAGEAVAGLARHLGLRLADAPRSLKAEPGAKQRTSVEVDGLSREPIVAELAVLPIRRGEARLVWHFQVHTLDSQHDYDVTVDAGSGEVLTRFDWVAADSYKVYPAPVESPNHTSPLPPSDGRATVANPANTTASPYGWHDTNGVAGAEYTIPRGNNVHAYEDRDANNAPPTTGQPDCGAAINCVFPINLSAAPSTYIPAAVTNLFYWNNVIHDVQYQYGFNEAGGNFQQNNYGRGGVGNDYVQAEAQDGSGTNNANFSTPADGSRPRMQMYIWTAPTPDKDGDLDTGIIVHEYGHGISNRLVGGPSNVSCLTNRQQPGEGISDFLALFYTARTGDTANKIRGMGTYALNQATTGTGIRGQPYTLDSTRNTWTYQSLRGMAVPHGVGSVFAQGMWEAYWALVTQWGFDSNLYNANGNAGNQRMMLYFTEGMKRTGCRPTFLMVRDGIINAATTLHGGEDVCRLWRAFAAYGMGTNATTTGPDDVTAVTNGFAVPSGC, encoded by the coding sequence ATGACCGTAGGTGCATACCGAAGGCGGCTGTTCCAGGCGGTGGTTTTCACGGCGACCCTCACCAGCTCCGCGGCGATGGCGGTGGCGCCCGAGTCCAGCGGCGAGCGCCACTTCGACGCGCGCGTCTCGTACAACGCGCAGGCGCGCTTCGGCTTCTCCGCGGCCCAGAAAGCCCGCGTGGAGCAGCTACGCCAGAGCATCCCGGAGCTGCGCGTCGAGCTGGACGAGCACAGCGGCACCGTGCGCTCTCTCTCCAACCCCGTGGGCGCGCTCTCCGGCCCCAGCAGCGGCGACCCGATGGCCATCGGCCTGGACTTCGTCCAGAAGCACCACGCCGCGCTCGGCCTGGAGCTGTCCGACCTGGCCAGCCTCGAGGTCACGGACCGCGTCTACTCGGACGTCAGTGGCGCCACGCATCTGTATCTGCGACAGACCTACAAGGGTCTCCCCGTCTACAACGCCCAGCTGCAGATCAACGTGGGCAAGGACGGAAGCGTGCTGGGCGTCCACAGCGACTTCCTCCCCTCGCTGGACACGTCCATCGCCGGCGTGCAGCCTCGGCTGAGCGCGGGCGAGGCCGTGGCGGGGCTCGCCAGGCACCTGGGCCTGCGCCTCGCGGATGCCCCCCGCTCCCTGAAGGCGGAGCCCGGCGCGAAGCAGCGCACCTCCGTCGAGGTCGACGGCCTGTCGCGCGAGCCCATCGTCGCGGAGCTGGCGGTGCTGCCCATCCGGCGCGGCGAGGCCCGCCTCGTGTGGCACTTCCAGGTCCACACGCTGGACTCCCAGCATGACTACGACGTGACGGTGGACGCCGGCTCGGGCGAGGTGTTGACGCGCTTCGACTGGGTGGCCGCGGATTCCTACAAGGTCTACCCCGCCCCCGTGGAGAGCCCCAACCACACGTCTCCGCTGCCGCCCTCGGACGGCCGGGCGACGGTGGCGAACCCCGCCAACACCACGGCGTCTCCGTACGGCTGGCACGACACCAACGGCGTCGCCGGCGCGGAGTACACCATTCCCCGCGGCAACAACGTCCACGCGTATGAGGACCGCGACGCCAACAACGCGCCGCCCACCACCGGCCAGCCGGACTGCGGCGCCGCCATCAACTGCGTCTTCCCCATCAACCTCTCGGCCGCGCCCTCCACGTACATCCCGGCCGCCGTCACCAACCTCTTCTACTGGAACAACGTCATCCACGACGTCCAGTACCAGTACGGCTTCAACGAGGCGGGCGGCAACTTCCAGCAGAACAACTACGGCCGCGGCGGCGTGGGCAACGACTACGTCCAGGCCGAGGCCCAGGACGGCAGCGGCACCAACAACGCCAACTTCTCCACGCCCGCGGACGGCAGCCGCCCGCGCATGCAGATGTACATCTGGACGGCGCCCACGCCGGACAAGGACGGTGACCTCGACACGGGCATCATCGTCCACGAGTACGGCCATGGCATCTCCAACCGCCTGGTCGGTGGCCCCAGCAACGTGTCGTGCCTCACCAACCGTCAGCAGCCGGGCGAGGGCATCAGCGACTTCCTCGCGCTCTTCTACACGGCGCGCACCGGCGACACGGCCAACAAGATTCGCGGCATGGGCACCTACGCCCTGAACCAGGCCACCACTGGCACGGGCATCCGCGGCCAGCCGTACACGCTGGACTCCACGCGCAACACCTGGACGTACCAGAGCCTGCGCGGCATGGCCGTCCCGCACGGCGTGGGCTCCGTGTTCGCCCAGGGCATGTGGGAAGCGTACTGGGCGCTCGTCACGCAGTGGGGCTTCGACAGCAACCTCTACAACGCCAACGGCAACGCCGGTAACCAGCGCATGATGCTGTACTTCACCGAGGGCATGAAGCGCACGGGCTGCCGCCCGACGTTCCTCATGGTGCGCGACGGCATCATCAACGCGGCCACCACCCTGCACGGTGGCGAGGACGTGTGCCGTCTGTGGAGGGCGTTCGCCGCCTACGGCATGGGCACCAACGCGACGACGACGGGACCGGATGACGTCACCGCGGTGACCAACGGCTTCGCCGTGCCGTCCGGCTGCTGA
- a CDS encoding caspase family protein — translation MRTLLPILLAALTACATSSPPGTEKGGLVPLRLDEEALSSAYTPRRMALLVGISEFDDPHWRSLRYPAKDATDLAAAMQDPARGRFDQVRVLTRPEETTRAAILQALRQLRKEAHRPDDVVVVYFSAHGTLARDATGELRRFLVTRDASYRAVAQTALAMDALKAEFDSLPSRRRLLVLASCHSGNGKSLLPKELETELNGIKSGFYARPLEESSRASMVFAACDWGETAREDEGLRNDIYTHFLIEGLGGGADRNADGAVTATEAHDYARRRTFAFTEGRQRPSAEIMEVGADPVVLSGSIARTGRPELFSYNPRLDGFTLKVDGEPRAELPGGAAVVPGKRTVELTKGDAVLVRREVDVGLGERLPLEQLLSEAFPRRSLSLLGGMFSFVDARSRSELLPVAPELALSLRLEDRPLRDFGLMFDVSFSTGKRALMLQPEDEVPFRYTTFSAGVAMPYLWRWERLSLFAGPRVAALYLGRSFDEETTAGGQSFFTVSPGVVGGVVLRMGERLELMTQAQLMLTYVVVDGEGQAVGFTGAWAGVGYRF, via the coding sequence GTGAGGACTCTCCTTCCCATCCTGCTGGCGGCGCTGACGGCCTGCGCGACTTCTTCGCCCCCGGGGACGGAGAAGGGAGGGCTCGTGCCTCTTCGGCTCGACGAGGAGGCCCTCTCCAGCGCGTACACCCCCCGACGCATGGCGTTGCTGGTGGGTATCTCCGAGTTCGATGACCCCCACTGGCGCAGCCTGCGCTACCCGGCCAAGGACGCCACGGACCTGGCGGCGGCGATGCAGGACCCGGCGCGCGGACGCTTCGACCAGGTGCGTGTCCTCACGCGCCCCGAGGAGACGACGCGCGCCGCCATCCTCCAGGCGCTGCGGCAGCTGCGCAAGGAGGCCCACCGGCCGGACGACGTCGTGGTCGTCTACTTCTCCGCGCATGGAACCCTGGCCCGCGACGCCACGGGTGAGCTGCGCCGCTTCCTGGTGACACGCGACGCGTCCTACCGGGCCGTGGCCCAGACAGCGCTCGCCATGGACGCGCTCAAGGCGGAGTTCGACTCGCTCCCCAGCCGGCGGCGGCTCCTGGTGCTCGCCTCCTGTCACAGCGGCAACGGCAAGTCGCTGCTGCCCAAGGAGCTGGAGACGGAGCTGAACGGCATCAAGTCGGGCTTCTATGCCCGGCCGCTGGAGGAGTCGTCCCGCGCCTCCATGGTGTTCGCCGCTTGTGATTGGGGCGAGACGGCCCGCGAGGACGAGGGGCTGCGCAACGACATCTACACGCACTTCCTCATCGAGGGACTGGGTGGTGGCGCGGACCGCAACGCGGACGGCGCCGTCACCGCGACGGAGGCCCACGACTACGCGCGGCGCCGCACCTTCGCCTTCACGGAAGGACGCCAGCGCCCCTCGGCGGAAATCATGGAAGTGGGCGCGGACCCCGTGGTGCTGTCGGGGAGCATCGCGCGCACGGGCCGCCCGGAGCTGTTCTCCTACAACCCTCGGCTGGATGGCTTCACGCTCAAGGTGGATGGAGAGCCGCGCGCGGAGCTGCCCGGCGGCGCGGCGGTGGTGCCCGGCAAGCGCACGGTGGAGCTGACCAAGGGCGACGCGGTGCTGGTGCGCCGCGAGGTGGACGTGGGCCTGGGAGAGCGGCTCCCCCTGGAGCAGCTGCTGTCCGAGGCGTTTCCCCGGCGCTCCCTGTCCCTGCTCGGCGGCATGTTCTCCTTCGTCGACGCGCGCAGCCGCTCCGAGCTGCTGCCCGTGGCCCCCGAGCTCGCCCTCTCCCTGCGGCTGGAGGACCGGCCGCTGCGCGACTTCGGGCTGATGTTCGATGTGAGCTTCAGTACGGGAAAGCGCGCCCTCATGCTCCAACCGGAGGACGAGGTGCCCTTCCGCTACACCACCTTCTCCGCGGGGGTGGCCATGCCCTACCTGTGGAGATGGGAGCGGCTGTCGCTATTCGCCGGCCCGCGTGTGGCCGCCCTGTACCTGGGGCGGTCCTTTGATGAGGAGACGACCGCCGGTGGCCAGAGCTTCTTCACGGTCAGCCCCGGAGTCGTCGGAGGCGTGGTGCTGCGCATGGGCGAGCGGCTGGAGTTGATGACGCAGGCGCAGCTCATGCTCACGTACGTGGTCGTGGACGGGGAAGGACAGGCCGTGGGTTTCACCGGCGCCTGGGCCGGTGTGGGGTACCGGTTCTGA
- a CDS encoding chalcone isomerase family protein, translating into MKATLSAAALCLLFAMPAFAKEVAGVNYPDTAKVEDKELKLNGVGLRKKVVFKVYTVGLYLENPSKDGAEIVASDQIKRVRMYMLRDLDKKTITDAISDGFKKNAGAKLAELKPKLDTFNAAIPDLKKGDELILTYIPGTGTKVQSTKGGQEISVEGKDFADSLFSVWLGKDPVDGGLKDGMLGKD; encoded by the coding sequence ATGAAAGCCACGCTGTCCGCCGCCGCGCTCTGCTTGCTGTTCGCCATGCCTGCCTTCGCCAAGGAAGTGGCCGGGGTGAACTATCCCGATACCGCCAAGGTGGAGGACAAGGAGCTGAAGCTCAACGGAGTCGGCCTGCGCAAGAAGGTGGTCTTCAAGGTCTACACCGTGGGCCTGTACCTGGAGAACCCGTCGAAGGATGGCGCGGAGATTGTCGCGTCGGATCAGATCAAGCGCGTGCGCATGTACATGCTGCGCGACCTGGACAAGAAGACCATCACCGACGCCATCTCCGACGGCTTCAAGAAGAACGCGGGCGCGAAGCTCGCGGAGCTCAAGCCGAAGCTGGACACCTTCAACGCGGCCATCCCGGACCTGAAGAAGGGCGACGAGCTCATCCTGACCTACATCCCCGGCACGGGCACCAAGGTGCAGAGCACCAAGGGCGGCCAGGAGATTTCGGTCGAGGGCAAGGACTTCGCCGACTCGCTCTTCTCCGTGTGGCTGGGCAAGGACCCGGTGGATGGCGGCCTGAAGGACGGCATGCTCGGCAAGGACTGA